In Meiothermus ruber DSM 1279, the following proteins share a genomic window:
- a CDS encoding ABC transporter substrate-binding protein, whose translation MKRIGILGLAVLASLGMAQTKIGNCEVTGPKGQFPIRPAVAGQLTVQTNLPGPGFWNGDSPATIKDGFEYCLAANIAHRAGLDKVVVQNVAWDALIAGQTRNFDFALSQITITEARKRVVDFSRPYFSSDIGVLVRAADKAKFNSPASLKTARLGVQQATTAAKFLSETLKHPQNLTRVFPDVAAGFTALRAGQIDAFIIDTSIVLSEAAKSGGALVVVGQFSTGENYGALFTKGNPNRAQIDKILEALEKDGTLKKLSQTYLAKEWGIDPTTVPLWRP comes from the coding sequence ATGAAAAGAATCGGGATTCTAGGACTGGCGGTTCTGGCCTCGCTGGGGATGGCCCAGACCAAAATTGGTAACTGCGAGGTCACCGGTCCCAAAGGCCAGTTCCCCATCCGCCCGGCGGTGGCCGGCCAGCTTACGGTGCAGACCAACCTGCCGGGGCCGGGCTTCTGGAATGGCGACAGCCCCGCCACCATCAAGGACGGCTTCGAGTACTGCCTGGCCGCCAACATCGCCCACCGCGCAGGGCTGGATAAAGTGGTGGTGCAGAACGTGGCCTGGGATGCCCTGATTGCCGGCCAGACCCGCAACTTCGACTTTGCTCTCTCACAGATCACCATCACCGAGGCCCGCAAGCGGGTGGTGGACTTCTCGAGGCCCTACTTCTCCTCGGATATCGGCGTGCTGGTGCGGGCGGCTGATAAGGCCAAATTTAACTCCCCGGCCAGCCTCAAGACCGCCCGCCTGGGTGTGCAGCAGGCCACCACGGCGGCCAAGTTCCTGAGCGAGACCCTCAAGCACCCCCAGAACCTGACCCGGGTCTTTCCGGATGTGGCAGCGGGCTTCACGGCCTTGCGGGCCGGTCAGATCGATGCCTTCATCATCGACACCTCTATTGTGCTCTCGGAGGCGGCCAAGTCGGGTGGGGCCCTGGTGGTGGTGGGTCAGTTTAGCACCGGCGAAAATTACGGTGCACTCTTTACCAAAGGGAACCCCAACCGAGCCCAGATTGACAAGATTTTGGAGGCCCTGGAGAAAGACGGCACGCTCAAGAAACTATCCCAGACCTACCTGGCTAAGGAATGGGGGATTGACCCCACCACGGTGCCGCTCTGGCGGCCCTAG
- a CDS encoding response regulator transcription factor gives MRLLIADDHPLFRMGLRAALEREGFAVVAEAGDGQEAVKLGLELLPDGVLLDVRMPQMDGITATRMLREQRYNGLIALLTTFNEPVLVQQAAYAGADAYWSKELPPEALAERLRRLGLGLEPRLRAPELPRLTAREQEVLQWMAQGLSTKEIARQMHISPETVKDHLLRLYEKLEARNRVEALERARSLGLLSV, from the coding sequence ATGCGCCTTTTGATTGCCGATGACCACCCTTTGTTTCGCATGGGCCTGCGTGCGGCCCTCGAGCGTGAGGGTTTTGCGGTGGTGGCCGAGGCGGGCGACGGCCAAGAAGCAGTTAAGCTGGGCCTGGAGCTATTGCCCGATGGGGTGCTGCTGGATGTGCGCATGCCCCAGATGGACGGCATTACGGCTACCCGGATGCTACGGGAGCAGCGCTACAACGGACTCATTGCCCTGCTAACCACCTTCAACGAACCCGTGCTGGTTCAGCAAGCCGCCTACGCCGGTGCCGATGCCTATTGGTCGAAAGAGCTGCCCCCGGAGGCTTTGGCTGAGCGTCTGCGCAGGCTGGGCCTGGGGCTGGAGCCCCGCCTGCGGGCCCCCGAGCTGCCCAGGTTGACCGCCCGCGAGCAAGAAGTGTTGCAGTGGATGGCGCAGGGGCTATCCACCAAAGAAATTGCCCGCCAGATGCATATTTCGCCAGAAACCGTCAAAGATCATTTATTGAGGCTGTACGAAAAGCTCGAGGCCCGCAACCGTGTGGAGGCGCTCGAGCGGGCCCGCAGCCTGGGGCTGTTGAGCGTATAG
- the lepA gene encoding translation elongation factor 4, with the protein MQERIRNFSIIAHVDHGKSTLADRILQMTKAVSDREMREQFLDSLELERERGITIKASAVRLFYQSKAGETYIFNLIDTPGHVDFGYEVSRALAAVEGVLLVVDASQGVEAQTIANFYLAMEHEHTIIPVINKIDLPGAQPLEVALEVEEVLGIPADDCIFASGKTGQGVDDILEAIVARIPAPKGRPEHPLQALIFDSIFDAYQGVIPYVRVMDGSIQPGDTIRIWSTGKVFEVDKVGVFRPGALEPVARLGPGEVGWVTAAIREIGDAQVGDTITSAQNPCEAPYPGFQPAKPVVFAGLYPTDTQEYNRLREALEKLKLNDAALSFEPETSEALGFGFRCGFLGLLHAEIVQERLEREFDLDLISTAPSVIYRVKLTNGEEIEIHNPSELPNPDKIEAIYEPYVKLTVYTPEEYVGSIMQLLQEKRGKMSNMHYVGKRVELVYEVPFGEILYDFHDRLKSISRGYASMDYEQAGYQEGDLVKVSILVNEEPVDALAFIAHKDKAYGIGREIVDKLAEVIPRQQFAVPIQAAIGGKIIARATVKALRKDVLAKCYGGDVTRKKKLLEKQKEGKKRMKAIGKVDVPQEAFLAVLSAGRD; encoded by the coding sequence GTGCAGGAACGGATTCGCAATTTTTCCATCATCGCGCACGTAGACCACGGCAAGTCTACGCTGGCCGACCGCATTCTTCAGATGACCAAAGCCGTCTCGGATCGAGAGATGCGCGAGCAGTTTCTGGACTCGTTGGAACTCGAGCGCGAGCGTGGTATCACCATCAAGGCCAGCGCGGTGCGGCTGTTTTACCAGAGCAAAGCCGGGGAGACCTACATCTTCAACCTGATTGACACCCCCGGCCATGTGGACTTCGGCTACGAGGTGAGCCGGGCTTTGGCCGCGGTGGAGGGGGTTTTGCTGGTGGTGGATGCCTCGCAGGGGGTGGAGGCCCAAACCATCGCCAACTTCTACCTGGCCATGGAGCATGAACACACCATCATCCCGGTGATCAACAAAATTGACCTGCCCGGCGCCCAGCCCCTGGAGGTGGCGCTGGAGGTGGAAGAGGTGCTGGGGATCCCCGCCGACGACTGCATTTTTGCTTCGGGCAAAACCGGCCAGGGAGTGGATGATATCCTCGAGGCCATCGTGGCCCGCATCCCGGCCCCCAAGGGCCGCCCGGAGCACCCCTTGCAGGCCCTGATCTTCGACTCCATCTTCGACGCCTACCAGGGGGTGATCCCCTACGTGCGGGTGATGGACGGTAGCATCCAGCCCGGCGACACCATCCGCATCTGGTCTACCGGCAAGGTGTTTGAGGTGGACAAGGTGGGGGTCTTCCGGCCTGGGGCCTTGGAGCCCGTCGCCCGGCTGGGCCCCGGCGAGGTGGGCTGGGTTACCGCCGCCATCCGCGAGATTGGCGATGCCCAGGTGGGTGACACCATCACCTCGGCCCAGAACCCCTGCGAAGCCCCCTATCCGGGCTTCCAGCCGGCCAAACCGGTGGTGTTCGCCGGCCTCTACCCCACCGACACCCAGGAGTACAACCGGCTGCGCGAGGCCCTGGAGAAGCTCAAGCTCAACGATGCGGCGCTTTCGTTTGAGCCCGAGACCTCCGAGGCGCTGGGCTTTGGTTTTCGCTGCGGCTTTCTGGGGCTGCTGCACGCCGAAATTGTGCAGGAGCGGCTCGAGCGCGAGTTCGACCTCGACCTCATCTCCACCGCCCCCAGCGTGATTTACCGGGTCAAGCTCACCAACGGCGAGGAGATCGAGATTCACAACCCCTCCGAGCTGCCCAACCCCGACAAAATCGAGGCCATCTACGAGCCCTACGTCAAGCTCACGGTCTACACCCCCGAGGAATACGTGGGCTCCATCATGCAGCTTTTGCAGGAAAAGCGCGGCAAGATGAGCAACATGCACTACGTCGGCAAGCGGGTGGAGCTGGTGTACGAGGTGCCCTTCGGCGAGATCCTCTACGACTTCCACGACCGCCTGAAGTCCATCAGCCGGGGCTACGCCTCCATGGACTACGAACAGGCCGGCTACCAGGAAGGCGATCTGGTCAAGGTGAGCATCCTGGTCAACGAGGAGCCGGTGGACGCCCTGGCCTTTATTGCCCACAAAGACAAGGCCTATGGCATCGGGCGTGAGATTGTGGACAAGCTGGCCGAGGTCATCCCCCGCCAGCAGTTCGCGGTGCCCATCCAGGCAGCCATCGGGGGCAAAATCATCGCCCGCGCCACCGTCAAGGCCCTGCGCAAAGACGTGCTGGCCAAGTGCTACGGCGGCGATGTCACCCGCAAGAAAAAGCTATTGGAAAAGCAAAAGGAAGGCAAAAAGCGCATGAAGGCCATCGGCAAGGTGGATGTGCCGCAGGAGGCTTTCCTGGCGGTGTTGTCGGCCGGGCGCGACTAG
- a CDS encoding pilus assembly PilX N-terminal domain-containing protein gives MFIVIVLVSIAMLSSLNNRRNAQDALRTSQAQFAAEAGLERAVARLWHQVLASATSRSVTAYGVELDRMGLTNGTTIPSLFGAPQSLGDGSSFVVQVSRQDDTRPDPDAIVLTVTSTGTLADGTTRRLRQVFRVDRAYFPFDYALLTNNAECIFCHLEVKSLDALRGNPNPNDPSTWWRRAKVGVLESLIMRDDEEAGVVHGPLVARGTISRQYSGAIGPSSRYYTTMRPGDTRIRSATPITTTPADCSTPSNCTTPQNFYYNYPDSSSLAAFGNRFPDGELPDRFPLPIPDANHNRLIDDAEWNAEVGSSLAGTNESYSAGTITAAMILNPAGRVAWPGGSAVQTRTSADLGQNPTNVLLDGSVIPIELSGTVFINGDVVLRGFVRGNGTLLARGNLYVMGDLTYDCGTGSGLVPCDYSNPSRLPQLNLIAGGNLLVGDFMTVQSDIESLSEEQMLSTRSNQPTISFCRENPTDAACYPEERPRPNLALTEIANFNRRELQRYLRDNSYRPRFYTFGEDRIYFATGCSHQPQRYGEYSTIAAGARVSFCRGDTILSSSTLTAEQASRILAGAVRYEVTSSSFNNAILKNLWANSMNARGTGPLRTDGLLYSANAIFGLAQRKYTKLGGRWDLRGALVAADTGILVPGPGDGSSGLTIYHDSRLRPRVPGGQQAQLRRGVWEVVGQ, from the coding sequence ATGTTCATTGTTATTGTGCTGGTTAGCATTGCTATGCTATCCTCCCTCAACAACCGTCGCAATGCCCAGGATGCCCTGCGCACCTCCCAGGCCCAGTTTGCTGCCGAGGCAGGGCTCGAGCGGGCCGTGGCCCGGCTGTGGCACCAGGTGCTGGCCAGTGCGACCTCCCGTAGCGTAACGGCTTATGGCGTCGAGTTAGACCGGATGGGCCTGACCAACGGCACCACCATACCCAGCTTGTTCGGTGCTCCACAAAGCCTGGGGGACGGCTCGAGCTTTGTGGTGCAGGTCTCGCGCCAGGATGATACCCGTCCCGATCCCGACGCCATCGTACTGACCGTGACCTCCACCGGTACCCTGGCCGACGGCACCACCCGGCGCCTGCGGCAGGTCTTCCGGGTAGATCGGGCCTACTTTCCATTCGACTACGCCCTTTTGACCAACAACGCCGAGTGCATTTTTTGCCACCTGGAGGTAAAAAGCCTGGATGCGCTGCGGGGCAACCCCAACCCCAACGACCCCAGCACCTGGTGGCGGCGGGCCAAGGTGGGGGTGCTGGAAAGCCTGATTATGCGCGACGATGAAGAAGCGGGGGTGGTGCACGGCCCGCTGGTGGCTCGAGGCACTATCAGCCGGCAGTACAGCGGTGCTATCGGCCCTTCCAGCCGCTACTACACCACCATGCGCCCCGGTGATACCCGCATTCGCTCCGCCACTCCCATCACAACCACCCCGGCCGACTGCTCGACCCCCAGCAACTGCACCACCCCGCAAAACTTCTACTACAACTACCCCGATAGCAGCAGTCTGGCAGCGTTTGGCAACCGCTTCCCCGATGGTGAGCTGCCCGATCGTTTTCCCCTGCCCATCCCAGATGCCAACCACAACCGGCTCATCGACGACGCTGAGTGGAACGCCGAGGTGGGCTCGAGCCTGGCCGGAACCAACGAGAGCTACAGCGCCGGCACCATCACGGCCGCCATGATCCTCAACCCCGCTGGTCGCGTCGCCTGGCCGGGCGGGAGCGCGGTGCAGACCCGAACCTCGGCCGATCTGGGCCAGAACCCCACGAATGTGCTGCTGGATGGTTCTGTCATCCCGATTGAGCTGAGCGGTACGGTGTTCATCAATGGAGACGTGGTGCTGAGGGGATTTGTTCGTGGCAACGGCACCCTTCTGGCCCGCGGCAACCTCTACGTGATGGGCGATCTGACCTACGATTGCGGTACTGGGAGTGGCCTGGTTCCCTGCGATTACAGCAACCCCAGCCGCCTACCCCAGCTCAACCTAATAGCGGGCGGCAATTTGCTGGTAGGCGACTTTATGACCGTTCAAAGCGACATAGAAAGCCTGAGCGAAGAGCAGATGCTCAGCACCCGCTCCAACCAACCCACCATCAGCTTCTGCAGAGAAAACCCTACCGACGCTGCCTGCTACCCGGAAGAGCGCCCGCGGCCCAACCTGGCCCTGACCGAGATAGCCAACTTCAACCGGCGGGAGTTGCAACGCTACCTGCGCGACAATAGCTACCGGCCGCGTTTTTACACATTTGGCGAGGATCGCATCTACTTCGCCACTGGTTGCAGCCATCAACCACAAAGATATGGAGAATACAGCACCATTGCAGCGGGGGCTCGAGTCTCCTTCTGCCGTGGCGACACGATACTGAGCAGCAGCACCCTCACAGCCGAACAAGCCAGCCGCATCCTGGCCGGTGCAGTCCGCTACGAAGTGACCTCGAGCTCCTTCAACAACGCCATTCTCAAGAATCTCTGGGCCAACTCTATGAACGCCCGGGGTACCGGCCCACTCCGCACCGATGGGCTGCTTTATTCAGCCAATGCTATTTTTGGCCTTGCTCAACGCAAATATACCAAGCTGGGTGGGCGTTGGGACTTGCGGGGGGCCCTGGTGGCCGCCGATACCGGCATCTTGGTGCCCGGCCCCGGGGATGGCTCTTCGGGCCTAACCATCTACCACGACAGCCGCCTGCGCCCTCGAGTACCGGGGGGTCAGCAGGCCCAGCTTAGAAGGGGCGTGTGGGAGGTGGTTGGGCAGTGA
- the fabD gene encoding ACP S-malonyltransferase produces MIAALFPGQGSQEIGMGKALYEGSRAAREALDRAEAALPGLLKLMWEGPEEELKLTANQQPALLAVGYAAFQAYLEMGGALPSFAAGHSLGEWTAHVAAGTLSLEDGLRLVRKRGEYMQEAVPVGAGAMAAVLKVPAQTIQELTAGLAGVEVANYNSPEQTVISGTAEGVAKATEVLKGHKARVIPLPVSAPFHSSLMRPARERLAADLAQVELSTPRFPVYSNVRAQPETRPSVIRELLLEQITHAVRWVEILQHLKAQGVKVYLEFGSGKVLTGLVGRTLDGVEARSLTRPQEIAEYLAVLKQG; encoded by the coding sequence ATGATTGCAGCTTTGTTCCCCGGACAGGGGTCGCAGGAAATTGGCATGGGCAAGGCGCTTTATGAGGGCTCGAGGGCGGCCCGCGAGGCCCTGGATCGGGCCGAGGCCGCTTTGCCCGGTCTGCTCAAGCTGATGTGGGAAGGCCCGGAGGAGGAACTCAAACTAACCGCCAACCAGCAGCCGGCCCTTCTGGCGGTGGGCTATGCAGCCTTCCAGGCCTATTTGGAAATGGGCGGTGCACTGCCCAGCTTTGCGGCAGGGCACAGCCTGGGCGAATGGACGGCCCACGTGGCCGCTGGCACCCTCAGCCTGGAGGATGGCCTGCGCCTGGTGCGCAAACGCGGCGAGTACATGCAGGAAGCTGTGCCGGTGGGGGCGGGTGCCATGGCCGCCGTTTTGAAGGTTCCGGCCCAGACCATCCAAGAGCTCACCGCCGGCCTTGCCGGGGTGGAGGTCGCCAACTACAACTCACCCGAGCAGACCGTCATCTCCGGCACGGCCGAGGGGGTGGCGAAGGCCACCGAGGTGCTCAAGGGCCACAAAGCGCGGGTGATCCCGCTGCCGGTCTCGGCTCCGTTTCACTCCTCGCTGATGCGGCCTGCTCGGGAACGTCTGGCCGCCGACCTAGCCCAGGTGGAGCTCTCCACCCCCCGTTTCCCGGTGTACTCCAACGTGCGGGCCCAGCCCGAGACCCGCCCCTCGGTCATTCGGGAGCTGCTGCTGGAGCAGATCACCCATGCGGTGCGCTGGGTGGAGATTCTGCAGCACCTGAAGGCGCAAGGGGTGAAGGTGTATCTCGAGTTCGGCTCTGGCAAGGTTCTGACCGGCCTGGTGGGGCGCACCCTGGACGGGGTGGAGGCCCGCTCGTTAACCCGCCCACAGGAAATTGCCGAGTACCTGGCCGTGCTGAAGCAAGGCTAG
- the fabG gene encoding 3-oxoacyl-[acyl-carrier-protein] reductase: MRKALVTGSSRGIGKAIALELARRGYALAVHYAGNQAAAEATAAEAQALGASQVVVLGADLSSAQAAQKLVADANAALGGLEVLVNNAGITRDTLLIRMKDEDWDTVIATNLSAIFHTTREAIKLMMRARWGRVINISSVVGILGNPGQANYVAAKAGLIGFTKSVAKEYATRGITVNAVAPGFIESDMTAKLPEQVVAEYLKQIPAGRLGKPEEVAKAVAFLASDDAAYITGQTLCVDGGMTPH; this comes from the coding sequence ATGCGAAAAGCCCTGGTAACAGGTTCGTCACGTGGAATCGGAAAAGCCATCGCACTGGAGCTGGCCCGGCGGGGCTATGCCCTGGCCGTGCACTATGCCGGCAACCAGGCCGCCGCCGAGGCCACCGCCGCCGAGGCCCAGGCCCTGGGGGCCAGCCAGGTGGTGGTGCTGGGGGCCGACCTGAGCAGTGCGCAAGCGGCGCAAAAACTCGTAGCCGATGCCAACGCCGCCCTGGGTGGATTGGAGGTGCTGGTCAACAACGCCGGCATCACCCGCGACACCCTTCTGATCCGCATGAAGGACGAGGACTGGGACACGGTGATCGCCACCAACCTGAGCGCCATCTTCCACACCACCCGCGAGGCCATCAAGCTGATGATGCGGGCCAGATGGGGCCGGGTCATCAATATCAGCAGCGTGGTGGGCATCCTGGGCAACCCCGGCCAGGCCAACTACGTGGCGGCCAAGGCGGGCCTGATTGGCTTCACCAAGTCAGTGGCCAAGGAGTACGCCACCCGCGGCATCACCGTCAATGCCGTGGCGCCGGGGTTTATCGAGTCGGACATGACCGCCAAACTGCCCGAGCAGGTTGTGGCCGAGTACCTCAAGCAAATCCCCGCCGGGCGCCTCGGTAAGCCCGAGGAGGTGGCCAAGGCCGTGGCCTTTTTGGCCTCGGACGATGCGGCCTATATCACCGGTCAAACCCTGTGTGTGGATGGCGGCATGACCCCACACTAA
- a CDS encoding type IV pilus modification PilV family protein, with protein sequence MRRKAFSLVEVMVALAILSITILILSYFGSSFTLTRNAQIDTQAQAFARSYFDTLRARWSTRAAFAAGTPPSVALPSGFSNLTIATEDVQTIGTQVVLRRVTLQFTGPQNRPYRFTTEVVHPPQ encoded by the coding sequence GTGCGCCGTAAGGCTTTTTCCCTGGTAGAAGTGATGGTGGCCCTGGCCATCCTCTCCATCACCATTTTGATTTTGAGTTACTTTGGCTCGAGCTTCACCCTGACCCGCAACGCCCAGATAGACACCCAGGCCCAGGCCTTTGCCCGCAGCTACTTCGATACCCTGCGGGCCCGCTGGTCAACAAGAGCTGCTTTTGCTGCGGGGACACCGCCTTCTGTGGCCCTTCCCAGCGGCTTTAGCAACCTTACCATCGCCACCGAGGATGTTCAAACCATCGGAACCCAGGTGGTGTTGCGCCGGGTTACCCTCCAATTCACCGGCCCGCAAAACCGGCCGTACCGCTTCACCACCGAGGTGGTACACCCCCCCCAGTAG
- a CDS encoding beta-ketoacyl-ACP synthase III has translation MNIGILALGTYAPERVMTNHDFEKILDTSDEWIVSRTGIRERRLAAEGEFTSHLAFRAVEDLIRRHGRGALEGVDLVIVATNTPDALFPATAALVQDRFGLNAGAYDLLAGCPGWGYAIAQAHAMVKSGLARKVLAIGSETLSKILDYTDRSTAVLFGDGAGAAVIGPVPEGYGFKSFVLGADGSGGKELMLRCIADKLPDGSPMRQYAYMNGREVFKFAVRVMNTATLEAIEKAGLKPEDIKYLIPHQANARIIEAARERLGLPPEQVWVNVDRYGNTSTASMPIALQEALDAGKIHNGDHILFVTFGAGLTWAASVMTWWQPD, from the coding sequence TTGAACATTGGTATCCTTGCCCTTGGCACCTACGCCCCCGAGCGGGTGATGACCAATCACGATTTTGAGAAGATCCTAGATACATCCGACGAGTGGATTGTCAGCCGCACGGGGATTCGAGAGCGGCGGCTGGCCGCCGAGGGGGAGTTCACCTCGCACCTGGCTTTCCGGGCCGTCGAAGACCTCATCCGCCGTCATGGGCGCGGCGCGCTGGAGGGGGTGGATCTGGTGATTGTGGCCACCAACACCCCCGATGCCCTGTTCCCGGCCACGGCTGCTTTGGTGCAGGATCGTTTTGGTTTGAATGCCGGCGCCTACGACCTGCTGGCGGGCTGCCCAGGCTGGGGTTATGCCATTGCCCAGGCCCATGCCATGGTAAAAAGCGGTCTGGCCCGCAAGGTGCTCGCCATCGGCTCCGAGACCCTTTCCAAAATCCTCGACTACACCGACCGCTCCACGGCGGTGCTGTTTGGCGATGGGGCCGGGGCCGCGGTCATTGGCCCGGTGCCGGAAGGGTATGGTTTCAAGTCTTTTGTCCTGGGGGCCGACGGTTCAGGGGGCAAGGAGCTGATGCTGCGCTGCATCGCCGACAAACTACCCGACGGCAGCCCCATGCGCCAGTACGCCTACATGAATGGGCGGGAGGTTTTCAAGTTTGCGGTGCGGGTAATGAACACCGCCACGCTCGAGGCCATCGAAAAAGCCGGCCTCAAGCCCGAAGACATCAAGTACCTGATCCCCCACCAGGCCAATGCCCGCATCATCGAGGCAGCCCGCGAGCGCCTGGGGTTGCCCCCCGAGCAGGTCTGGGTCAACGTAGACCGTTACGGCAACACCTCCACGGCCTCCATGCCCATCGCCTTGCAGGAGGCTCTGGACGCAGGCAAGATCCACAACGGTGACCATATCCTGTTCGTGACCTTTGGCGCTGGCCTCACCTGGGCCGCCAGCGTGATGACCTGGTGGCAGCCGGACTAA
- the acpP gene encoding acyl carrier protein, whose amino-acid sequence MAILDDVREVIVEKLGVDAEKVVPEARFIEDLGADSLDTVELIMGLEDKFGLEISDEDAEKIRTVQDAIDFIQSKQA is encoded by the coding sequence ATGGCAATCCTAGACGATGTAAGAGAAGTGATCGTGGAAAAACTCGGCGTGGATGCCGAAAAAGTAGTGCCCGAGGCCCGCTTTATCGAAGATCTGGGCGCTGACAGCCTCGATACCGTAGAGCTGATCATGGGCCTGGAGGACAAGTTCGGCCTGGAGATCTCCGACGAAGACGCAGAAAAAATCCGCACCGTACAGGACGCCATCGATTTCATCCAAAGCAAGCAAGCTTAG
- a CDS encoding cold-shock protein, which yields MQKGKVKWFNAEKGYGFIQREEGEPDVFVHYSAIQSRGFRTLNEGDVVTFEIEPGKNGKGPQAANVSVVEPAKRF from the coding sequence ATGCAAAAAGGTAAGGTCAAGTGGTTCAATGCAGAAAAGGGCTATGGCTTTATCCAGCGCGAAGAGGGGGAACCGGACGTATTTGTGCACTACAGCGCTATTCAGTCTCGTGGTTTTCGCACCCTGAACGAAGGCGACGTGGTAACCTTCGAGATTGAGCCCGGAAAAAACGGTAAAGGGCCTCAGGCCGCCAACGTGAGCGTGGTTGAACCGGCCAAGCGTTTTTAA
- a CDS encoding type II secretion system protein: MNAPSQKGISLLELLIALAVLGILLGVGLVSLSAYRQSLVIREAATQVATELQSIRQQARRQSLNFSFQAVEGGNTYKAGRTAELASLPSRSLPPGVVFQRVPAGGGGVTFLAPYGVVDAANRTFTLRGPGNRVLNVHVVGSTGKVVVRAP, translated from the coding sequence GTGAACGCGCCTTCACAAAAGGGCATCAGCCTGCTGGAGCTTTTGATCGCGCTGGCCGTGCTGGGCATCCTGCTGGGGGTGGGTTTGGTCTCACTGAGCGCTTACCGACAAAGCCTGGTTATCCGCGAGGCGGCCACCCAGGTCGCGACCGAGCTCCAGAGCATCCGTCAACAAGCCCGCCGGCAATCGCTTAACTTTTCCTTTCAAGCGGTGGAGGGTGGCAACACCTACAAAGCAGGCCGTACCGCTGAACTGGCCTCCCTGCCCAGCAGATCGCTGCCCCCAGGGGTGGTTTTCCAGCGCGTCCCTGCTGGTGGGGGTGGCGTTACCTTCCTGGCCCCGTACGGCGTGGTTGACGCGGCCAACCGCACTTTTACCCTCCGGGGGCCGGGCAACCGGGTGCTGAATGTGCACGTGGTGGGCAGTACCGGCAAGGTGGTGGTGCGTGCGCCGTAA
- a CDS encoding PilW family protein: MRKTGFTLIEMLIAAAIGVVILTLIAAGLRSSGDSLRFIQNNQLLTEDLRNAGNLISDYLSVAAFVYPPGVTLSIGSAGGYSVRNPRTGDNTWQTGLDPVIALLQPPRVENGVEVVKFVMIYPLNRGWVVARATGAENPGSDPANNDKWLLYIYERNLTVGGNRLPNGLPATMPTTIPGSSGNLLADYVQPGGFMVSFADCLSFDEEGLAIPVPCPSTAPAPLRAEHSAARVRFSLQGEIRQGGRDARVPASPCVSKRLPATCPSGLARLA, translated from the coding sequence ATGCGCAAGACAGGCTTTACCCTCATAGAAATGCTGATTGCGGCCGCCATTGGGGTGGTCATTCTGACTTTAATTGCCGCGGGATTGCGCAGCAGCGGTGATAGCCTGCGCTTCATACAAAACAACCAACTCCTTACCGAAGACCTGCGCAACGCTGGCAACCTGATAAGCGACTATCTGTCTGTGGCGGCTTTTGTGTACCCTCCCGGCGTGACCCTTAGCATAGGCAGCGCGGGTGGCTATAGCGTGCGCAATCCGCGCACCGGCGACAACACCTGGCAGACGGGTCTGGATCCGGTGATAGCCCTGCTCCAGCCCCCGCGAGTAGAGAATGGGGTGGAGGTGGTGAAATTCGTGATGATCTACCCGCTCAACCGGGGCTGGGTGGTCGCGCGGGCCACCGGGGCCGAGAACCCCGGCTCAGACCCTGCCAACAACGACAAGTGGTTGCTGTACATCTACGAACGCAACCTGACGGTGGGTGGCAACCGCCTGCCCAATGGGCTACCGGCCACCATGCCCACCACCATACCGGGCAGCAGCGGCAACCTGCTGGCCGACTATGTGCAGCCGGGCGGTTTTATGGTGAGCTTTGCCGACTGCCTGAGCTTCGACGAGGAGGGTCTGGCCATCCCGGTGCCCTGCCCTTCCACCGCACCTGCACCGCTTCGGGCCGAGCACAGTGCGGCGCGGGTGCGTTTTTCGCTGCAGGGCGAGATAAGGCAGGGGGGGCGCGACGCCCGCGTGCCGGCCAGCCCCTGCGTTTCGAAGCGGCTCCCCGCAACCTGCCCCAGCGGCTTAGCGAGATTAGCCTGA
- the rpmF gene encoding 50S ribosomal protein L32 — protein MAKHPVPKKKVSKSRRDIRRAAVSTLTAPTLIKCANCGVLIPPHTVCDSCGYYAGKKILEVKA, from the coding sequence ATGGCCAAGCACCCAGTACCCAAGAAAAAAGTCTCCAAGTCCCGCCGGGACATCCGCCGGGCTGCGGTCTCCACCCTCACGGCTCCCACCCTCATCAAGTGCGCCAACTGCGGGGTTTTGATCCCGCCCCACACCGTCTGCGATAGCTGCGGCTACTACGCCGGCAAAAAGATACTGGAAGTCAAAGCTTAA